A region from the uncultured Holophaga sp. genome encodes:
- a CDS encoding carbamate kinase, with amino-acid sequence MSRPIALVAIGGNALIPERERGLQSEQLAHARECAGMFAGIIKAGFALCVVHGNGPQVGNLLVQQDAVAERIPPYALDVADAMTQGSMGYMLERELLNRLRALGLRVPVTTLLTEVIVDAGDPAFQHPTKPVGPFYAELRARQLMRQKGWRMVEDAGRGWRKVVASPRPMAVVQLEAIRHLLAEGHCVIAGGGGGIPVVEDACGLLEGVEAVIDKDRLSALLAEKLKAETYIIVTSVPKVALDFGRPGQRWLDRLSPAEAEHYLSQGQFPPGSMGPKIEAALRFIRQGGREVLITDPESLAKGDFEHIGTRVIE; translated from the coding sequence ATGTCCCGTCCCATCGCCCTGGTCGCCATTGGTGGCAACGCCCTGATCCCTGAGCGGGAGCGGGGCCTGCAGAGCGAGCAGCTTGCCCACGCCCGGGAGTGCGCCGGCATGTTCGCCGGCATCATCAAAGCAGGATTTGCCCTCTGCGTAGTCCATGGCAACGGCCCCCAGGTGGGCAACCTCCTCGTCCAGCAGGACGCCGTTGCCGAGCGGATCCCCCCCTACGCCCTGGATGTGGCGGATGCCATGACCCAGGGGTCCATGGGCTACATGCTGGAACGGGAACTGCTGAACCGGCTCCGGGCCCTGGGCCTCCGGGTGCCGGTGACGACCCTTCTCACCGAAGTGATCGTGGATGCCGGTGATCCGGCCTTCCAGCATCCCACCAAGCCCGTGGGACCCTTCTACGCCGAGCTCCGGGCCCGGCAGCTCATGCGCCAGAAGGGTTGGCGCATGGTGGAGGACGCCGGAAGGGGCTGGCGCAAGGTCGTGGCCTCTCCCAGGCCCATGGCCGTCGTGCAGCTGGAGGCGATCCGCCACCTGTTGGCTGAGGGCCACTGTGTCATTGCTGGGGGAGGGGGTGGCATCCCGGTGGTGGAGGACGCCTGTGGGCTCCTGGAGGGTGTTGAGGCGGTGATCGACAAGGACCGCCTCTCGGCCCTCCTGGCGGAGAAGTTGAAGGCTGAGACCTATATCATCGTCACCAGTGTGCCCAAGGTGGCCTTGGACTTCGGCCGACCCGGCCAGCGCTGGCTGGACCGCCTCAGCCCAGCTGAGGCTGAGCATTACCTCAGCCAGGGGCAGTTTCCACCGGGCTCCATGGGCCCCAAGATCGAGGCGGCTCTGCGCTTCATCCGTCAGGGCGGTCGGGAGGTGCTCATCACCGATCCCGAATCTCTGGCCAAGGGGGATTTCGAACACATCGGGACCCGGGTGATCGAGTGA
- a CDS encoding MlaD family protein, with protein sequence MRIERDDARIGLMVIVALLLFAGLLLHRSYRVISTRETRLKVRLASASEVLVGTEVQLQGYRVGQVDSIELERQGVEYTFLATLSIPRELALWRGTRAVVNSRIVGGSFLELQLPPVAERKQLLDPSQVLETDRSASLASLLDQIQSLVKHLDQGVMEVRTQFSRRGAGLLLDHPSIRKPLGTLDATLGEYHALAREGRSTLQEADGDLASARKSLALIQELLERRSTELDSIIVNLEATLRSLRTLSEHSDALIRQGGPEAEEALRTLNRDLKSAGELLELLKAKPSRVIWGRPSAKEQEAAKRKAEHPKE encoded by the coding sequence ATGAGGATTGAACGGGACGACGCCCGCATCGGGCTCATGGTGATCGTGGCCCTCCTCCTCTTTGCGGGGCTGCTCCTCCACCGGAGCTACCGGGTCATCTCGACCCGCGAGACGCGCCTGAAAGTGCGTCTCGCCAGCGCCTCGGAGGTCCTGGTGGGCACCGAAGTCCAGCTCCAGGGCTACCGGGTCGGCCAGGTGGACAGCATCGAACTCGAGCGCCAGGGCGTGGAGTACACCTTCCTCGCCACCCTGAGCATCCCCCGGGAGCTCGCCCTCTGGAGGGGCACCCGGGCCGTGGTCAACAGCCGGATCGTCGGGGGTTCCTTCCTGGAGCTGCAGCTGCCCCCGGTGGCGGAGCGGAAGCAGCTCCTGGACCCCTCCCAGGTCCTGGAGACCGACCGCTCCGCCTCCCTGGCTTCCCTCCTGGACCAGATCCAGTCCCTGGTGAAGCACTTGGACCAGGGTGTCATGGAGGTGAGAACCCAGTTCAGCCGGCGGGGTGCCGGGCTGCTCCTGGATCACCCCTCCATCCGGAAGCCCCTCGGCACCCTGGACGCCACCCTGGGGGAGTACCACGCCCTGGCCCGGGAGGGCCGCTCCACGCTCCAAGAAGCGGACGGGGACCTGGCCAGTGCCCGGAAGAGCCTGGCCCTCATCCAGGAGCTCCTGGAGCGCCGCTCCACCGAACTGGACAGCATCATCGTCAACCTGGAAGCCACCCTGCGCAGCCTCCGCACCCTGAGCGAGCACTCCGATGCCCTGATCCGACAGGGTGGCCCGGAAGCCGAAGAGGCCCTGCGGACCCTCAACCGGGACCTGAAGAGCGCCGGAGAACTCCTGGAACTGCTCAAGGCCAAACCCAGCCGGGTGATCTGGGGCCGCCCCTCCGCCAAGGAGCAGGAGGCAGCCAAGCGGAAAGCCGAGCATCCAAAGGAGTGA
- a CDS encoding ABC transporter permease — MSIQAPVSKSSHLRIPAHLGAGLRIGLGRLGSLSWMIHQCIWHGLRLRHQQLGLILETTRLQVRFTALQALPITCFTAVLIGGVTLLQVYGQVSAYGAETYLSRLMARLIIRELGPLMVAFIVIARSGTAIAAEMASMKVSGEVDWLWSSGMNPIQTLLLPRVLGGVISVFTLMVYFGAVALLGGFLLAWLSLPLTWGAFFASLGQAIGPRELAITALKAGLFGSLIPLICTYCGLRVRSSSTEIPQAVTRAAMYSLGVVLVGGALVSVICYG; from the coding sequence GTGTCCATTCAAGCCCCTGTGAGCAAAAGCAGCCATCTGCGAATCCCGGCCCACCTCGGCGCCGGCCTCAGGATCGGTCTGGGCCGCCTGGGCTCCCTGAGCTGGATGATCCACCAGTGCATCTGGCACGGGCTCCGTCTGCGCCACCAGCAGTTGGGACTCATCCTCGAAACGACCCGGCTGCAGGTCCGCTTCACGGCTCTGCAGGCCCTGCCCATCACCTGCTTCACCGCCGTCCTCATCGGGGGCGTCACCCTGCTCCAGGTCTATGGCCAAGTCTCGGCCTACGGTGCCGAGACCTACCTGAGCCGCCTGATGGCCCGCCTGATCATCCGGGAGTTGGGCCCCCTCATGGTGGCCTTCATCGTCATCGCCCGCAGCGGGACGGCCATCGCCGCCGAGATGGCGAGCATGAAGGTCAGCGGCGAAGTGGACTGGCTCTGGTCCTCTGGTATGAATCCCATCCAGACCCTCCTCCTGCCCAGGGTCCTGGGGGGCGTGATCTCTGTCTTCACCCTCATGGTCTACTTCGGTGCCGTGGCTCTCCTGGGGGGCTTCCTTCTGGCCTGGCTGAGCCTCCCCCTGACCTGGGGGGCCTTTTTCGCCAGCCTCGGACAGGCCATCGGCCCCAGGGAGCTGGCCATCACCGCCCTCAAAGCAGGGCTCTTCGGCAGCCTGATCCCCCTGATCTGCACCTACTGCGGCCTGAGGGTCCGGAGCAGCAGCACCGAGATCCCCCAGGCGGTGACCCGGGCGGCCATGTATTCCCTGGGCGTGGTGCTGGTGGGGGGCGCCCTGGTGTCGGTGATCTGCTATGGCTGA
- a CDS encoding anhydro-N-acetylmuramic acid kinase, which translates to MGFPADSLPHPGPWRVLGLMSGTSADGVDAVMVSVDPEGFRGGRPFLSLLGHHPRPYAPELRRETLLAAGDRSAPSGLCILQRRLGDHHAAAASELVRQLGLTPHLACLHGQTVQHHPAQGATLQLADPYVLSEALGCPVVWDLRRRDTALGGQGAPLVPLTELWLRGQEHPWIALNLGGIANATVWDGQQVRAWDLGPGMSLLDLAAERWLGRSFDPEGGQATGRVQSGLLARWLEHPYFSLSCPKSTGRETFGQAWLEVESPGLEELPLGDRLATLAAFTAEAVALGLRNLCPEGTPLLLSGGGALHGRVRQELGARLPGHPLEEDLELPNGTREAVSWALLGAASALGIPGNLVEVTGASRQAVLGSWVFPG; encoded by the coding sequence ATGGGCTTCCCGGCAGATTCCCTCCCTCACCCAGGCCCCTGGCGTGTCCTGGGCCTCATGTCAGGCACCAGCGCCGATGGCGTGGATGCCGTCATGGTCTCCGTGGATCCGGAGGGTTTCCGGGGAGGACGCCCTTTCCTGTCCCTGCTGGGTCACCACCCCCGGCCTTATGCTCCGGAGCTGCGCCGGGAAACACTCCTCGCCGCAGGGGACAGGTCAGCCCCGAGCGGACTCTGCATCCTCCAGCGTCGCTTGGGGGACCACCACGCCGCAGCGGCATCGGAACTGGTGCGACAGCTGGGCCTGACCCCCCATCTGGCCTGCCTCCACGGTCAGACCGTTCAGCACCACCCTGCCCAGGGTGCCACCCTGCAACTGGCGGATCCCTATGTGCTCTCCGAGGCCCTGGGCTGTCCGGTGGTCTGGGACCTCCGGCGCCGGGACACGGCCCTGGGGGGGCAGGGCGCTCCCCTGGTCCCCTTGACCGAGCTCTGGCTCCGCGGACAGGAGCATCCCTGGATCGCCCTGAACCTGGGAGGGATCGCCAATGCCACGGTCTGGGATGGGCAGCAGGTGCGGGCCTGGGACCTGGGACCTGGCATGAGTCTGCTGGATCTGGCCGCTGAGCGCTGGCTGGGCCGCTCCTTCGATCCTGAAGGGGGACAGGCCACGGGGCGGGTCCAGTCGGGTCTTCTGGCCCGCTGGCTGGAGCACCCCTACTTTTCCCTCTCCTGCCCCAAGTCCACGGGCCGGGAGACCTTCGGACAGGCCTGGCTGGAGGTGGAATCCCCGGGGCTGGAAGAGCTTCCGCTCGGCGACCGGCTCGCGACCCTGGCTGCCTTCACGGCAGAAGCCGTGGCCCTGGGATTGCGCAACCTCTGTCCCGAGGGCACGCCCCTCCTGCTCTCGGGGGGCGGGGCGCTCCATGGCCGGGTCCGCCAGGAGCTGGGGGCCCGCTTGCCGGGCCACCCCCTGGAGGAGGATCTGGAACTCCCCAACGGTACCCGGGAGGCGGTGAGCTGGGCCCTCCTGGGGGCGGCCAGCGCCCTGGGGATCCCTGGCAATCTGGTGGAAGTCACTGGGGCTTCGCGTCAGGCTGTGCTCGGCAGCTGGGTCTTCCCCGGCTGA
- a CDS encoding EamA family transporter, with amino-acid sequence MPGSAPWFHWALLSAVFAALTAIFAKVGVRGVDSDLATFVRTLVILVVLGLFLWSRGKWANPFALSSRTWLFLGLSGLATGASWVCYFRALQVGEASRVAPIDKLSLVLVAIFAVIFLGERPSPKDWTGIALVSAGVVVLALKR; translated from the coding sequence ATGCCCGGCTCGGCTCCGTGGTTCCACTGGGCGCTTCTCTCCGCCGTCTTTGCGGCACTGACCGCGATCTTCGCCAAGGTCGGGGTCCGGGGTGTGGACTCCGATCTGGCCACCTTCGTGCGCACCCTGGTCATCCTGGTGGTCCTGGGCCTCTTCCTCTGGTCCCGGGGGAAGTGGGCCAACCCCTTTGCCCTCTCCTCCCGGACCTGGCTCTTCCTCGGGCTCTCGGGCCTTGCCACCGGGGCCTCCTGGGTCTGCTACTTCAGGGCCCTCCAGGTGGGAGAGGCCTCCCGGGTTGCGCCCATCGACAAGCTGAGCCTGGTCCTGGTGGCCATCTTCGCCGTCATCTTCCTGGGGGAGCGGCCCTCGCCGAAGGACTGGACAGGGATCGCCCTGGTCTCCGCCGGAGTGGTGGTACTGGCCCTGAAGCGCTAA
- a CDS encoding bifunctional UDP-4-keto-pentose/UDP-xylose synthase yields MKVLILGVNGFIGSHLTDRILADTDWEIYGMDLGSHKVAEHLEHPRFHFVEGDISISREWIEYHVKKCDVVLPLVAIATPKVYVTDPLRVFELDFEENLRIVRQCVKYKKRVVFPSTSEVYGMCEDASFDEEHSNLVTGPIPMNRWIYSTSKQLLDRVIWAYGFQQGLQFTLFRPFNFMGPKLDSLMTAKEGSSRLVTQFAWNLFNGEPLNLVDGGSAHRCFCDIQDAIDGLMAILGNEGGKADGKIFNIGNPANDASVKEIAEMMIAIWKEHPFRKERGIAEGSMVVTSSGDFYGKGYQDVDRRTPSIQRLQEAFGYSPKVGIQESLRRTLDFFIEEHKALEKVTETEA; encoded by the coding sequence GTGAAGGTTCTCATCCTCGGCGTCAACGGCTTCATCGGTTCCCATCTCACGGACCGCATCCTGGCGGATACGGACTGGGAGATCTACGGCATGGACCTGGGCAGTCACAAGGTCGCCGAGCACCTGGAGCACCCCCGCTTCCACTTTGTGGAGGGCGATATCTCCATCAGTCGCGAGTGGATCGAGTACCACGTCAAGAAGTGTGATGTGGTGCTGCCCCTGGTGGCCATCGCCACGCCCAAGGTCTACGTCACCGATCCCCTGCGGGTCTTCGAGCTGGACTTCGAGGAGAATCTCCGCATCGTCCGCCAGTGTGTGAAGTACAAGAAGCGGGTGGTCTTCCCCTCGACGTCCGAGGTTTACGGGATGTGCGAGGACGCCTCCTTCGACGAGGAGCACTCCAACCTGGTGACGGGTCCCATCCCCATGAACCGCTGGATCTACAGCACCTCCAAGCAGCTGCTGGACCGGGTGATCTGGGCCTACGGCTTCCAGCAGGGGTTGCAGTTCACCCTCTTCCGTCCCTTCAACTTTATGGGGCCCAAGCTGGACAGCCTGATGACGGCCAAGGAGGGCAGCTCCCGGCTGGTGACGCAGTTCGCCTGGAACCTCTTCAACGGCGAGCCCCTGAATCTGGTGGACGGGGGCAGCGCCCACCGCTGCTTCTGTGACATCCAGGACGCCATCGACGGGCTCATGGCCATCCTGGGCAACGAGGGGGGCAAGGCGGACGGCAAGATCTTCAACATCGGCAACCCCGCCAATGACGCCAGCGTCAAGGAGATCGCCGAGATGATGATCGCGATCTGGAAGGAGCACCCCTTCCGGAAGGAGCGGGGCATCGCCGAGGGCAGCATGGTGGTGACCTCCAGCGGCGACTTCTACGGCAAGGGCTACCAGGATGTGGACCGGCGCACCCCCAGCATCCAGCGGCTGCAGGAGGCCTTCGGGTACAGCCCCAAGGTGGGGATCCAGGAGTCCCTGCGGCGCACCCTCGACTTCTTCATCGAGGAGCACAAGGCCCTGGAGAAGGTCACCGAGACCGAGGCCTAG